One Mastacembelus armatus chromosome 10, fMasArm1.2, whole genome shotgun sequence DNA window includes the following coding sequences:
- the gfra4b gene encoding GDNF family receptor alpha-4 yields MDLWGLYLFHLITLALLEVILAGKDCLVAGDSCSGDETCSPRLRTLRQCVAGNGSMKLGPGARSQCANAVSALLSSPLHGCQCKRGMKKEKNCLSIYWSLHQSIIHGLNLVESYPYETVQRDYDYVRLASITADSDPGMTTVNRCLDAAKACNVDDLCQKLRTEYVSACIKTTAKSGLCNRPKCNKALRRFFDRVPADYTHELLFCPCTDTACSERRRQTIVPSCSYESAEKSNCITQMRICNADYVCRSRLAQFQYDCEPAKTSVSGCKQGNYGACLLAYTGLIGSTITPNYVDNSTSRVAPWCSCSASGSRREECDNFLGSFTNNICLRNALTMFGRESDQQPTLRQSSTPSLGHSSRENRTITSSPETMETMRNILDTIIPTQALGNELLVGQSTLPSNSLPNSASPPTLMLQPAFSLLLLLLHLRNRH; encoded by the exons CTCTGTTAGAGGTTATACTGGCTGGCAAAGACTGCTTGGTGGCTGGAGACTCATGCTCAGGTGATGAGACTTGTAGTCCACGTCTGCGGACTTTGCGTCAGTGTGTGGCAGGCAATGGCAGCATGAAGCTGGGCCCTGGCGCCAGGAGCCAGTGTGCCAATGCAGTGTCTGCCCTACTGTCCAGCCCCTTACATGGCTGCCAGTGTAAACGAGGcatgaagaaggagaagaacTGCCTGAGCATCTATTGGAGCCTTCATCAGTCTATCATACATG GACTCAACCTGGTGGAGAGTTATCCCTACGAGACAGTGCAGAGGGATTATGACTATGTCCGCTTGGCCTCTATTACAGCTG ACTCTGATCCTGGCATGACAACTGTGAATCGCTGCCTGGATGCAGCCAAGGCTTGCAATGTGGATGACTTGTGCCAGAAGCTCCGCACAGAATATGTCTCAGCTTGTATCAAAACCACTGCCAAGTCAGGCCTGTGCAACCGGCCTAAATGCAATAAGGCTCTGCGCAGGTTCTTTGACCGTGTTCCTGCTGACTACACACATGAGCTGCTCTTCTGCCCCTGTACGGATACAGCATGCTCAGAGCGTCGAAGGCAGACAATTGTGCCCAGCTGCTCTTATGAAAGTGCAGAAAAATCCAACTGCATCACACAGATGAGGATCTGCAACGCTGACTATGTGTGCAG GTCGCGTTTGGCGCAATTTCAGTATGACTGTGAACCCGCCAAAACTTCTGTCAGTGGCTGCAAGCAAGGGAACTATGGAGCCTGTCTACTCGCCTACACAGGACTTATAG GAAGCACAATAACTCCCAACTATGTTGACAACTCCACGTCCAGGGTAGCTCCATGGTGCTCCTGTTCAGCCAGTGGGAGTCGGAGGGAGGAATGTGATAATTTCCTGGGATCCTTCACCAATAACATCTGTCTCC GAAATGCTCTTACAATGTTTGGAAGAGAGTCAGACCAGCAGCCAACTCTCAGACAGTCTAGTACACCCAGCCTtggacacagcagcagagaaaacaggacCATTACTTCCTCACCAGAAACCATGGAAACAATGAGGAACATTCTGGATACAATTATACCAACACAG GCTCTTGGAAATGAACTACTAGTGGGCCAGTCCACCCTGCCGTCCAACAGTCTCCCAAACTCTGCTTCACCTCCCACCCTTATGCTTCAACCTGCCTTCagccttctgctgctgctccttcaTCTGCGCAACAGACACTAA